One genomic window of Punica granatum isolate Tunisia-2019 chromosome 1, ASM765513v2, whole genome shotgun sequence includes the following:
- the LOC116196453 gene encoding bidirectional sugar transporter SWEET4-like has product MFYTPKHKVINTQKKKKKTPIFSSLSISSLQQQAMASADAARTAVGVLGNVTALFLFLSPTPTFIRIWKKGAVEQYSPVPYLATLVNCMLWVLYGIPLVHPNSTLVMTINGSGTAIEVIFILVFLFYCSDPIKRLRILVVLTLELALIAALSTLVLTIVHTHDRRSMIVGIVCILFSIMMYASPLSIMKLVINTKSVEYMPFFLSLASFANGLCWTIYALIRFDVFIAVPNGIGSVFGLAQLILYATYYRSTKEQMAARRLKGEMSLSEVVVTGDHSKKVGDGHASSDVRGL; this is encoded by the exons ATGTTTTACACCCCAAAACACAAAGTGATcaacacccaaaaaaaaaaaaaaaagactccCATTTTTAGCTCATTGTCAATCTCTTCACTACAGCAACAAGCCATGGCTTCTGCCGATGCTGCCCGAACTGCGGTCGGGGTCTTAG GGAATGTGACTGCGCTCTTCTTGTTTCTGTCTCCAAC tccGACGTTTATACGGATATGGAAGAAGGGGGCGGTGGAGCAGTACTCGCCGGTTCCTTACTTGGCAACGCTGGTGAACTGCATGCTCTGGGTGCTGTATGGGATCCCCTTGGTGCACCCTAACAGCACCCTCGTCATGACAATCAATGGCTCGGGAACTGCCATAGAAGTCATCTTCATCCTCGTCTTCCTCTTCTACTGCTCCGACCCTATAAAGCGGCTCCGAATACTGGTGGTGTTGACCTTGGAACTCGCCTTAATCGCCGCCCTCAGCACCTTGGTGCTTACCATAGTCCACACCCATGACCGGCGGTCCATGATCGTCGGGATCGTGTGCATCCTCTTCAGCATTATGATGTATGCTTCCCCGTTATCCATCATG AAACTGGTGATAAACACAAAGAGCGTGGAGTATATGCCCTTTTTCCTGTCGCTTGCTTCGTTCGCCAATGGCCTCTGCTGGACAATATATGCTCTCATCCGGTTCGATGTGTTCATCGCG GTTCCCAACGGGATTGGATCAGTATTTGGGCTGGCCCAGTTGATCTTATACGCAACATACTACAGATCGACCAAGGAGCAGATGGCTGCAAGAAGGCTCAAGGGGGAGATGAGCCTCTCCGAGGTTGTTGTCACTGGAGATCACTCGAAGAAAGTCGGAGACGGGCATGCTTCTTCCGATGTCCGGGGCCTGTGA